One segment of Vibrio orientalis CIP 102891 = ATCC 33934 DNA contains the following:
- a CDS encoding class I SAM-dependent methyltransferase: MQADKLATFFEQLNLQLTEAPNEVRRLFHGRGRRFEGLEQLTCDWIQGQLIVAIFKQVDELFIETLKQGLAALSESDLWQQKQGKSMVVQHRYAEGAPSEVVLGELDSQPVVHESGLKYQLNIGRNQNFGLFLDMRYGRDWVKENSKHKNVLNLFAYTCGFSVAAIAGGADQVVNVDMSKGSLAKGRENHKLNEHNINQVKFLGYDIFRSWGKIKKMGRYDLIVIDPPSFQKGSFALTKDYKRILRKLPELLAEGGEVIACVNSPQVTSQFLIDGMKEEAPELSFIERLDNPPEFEDTDPEASLKVLRFR; this comes from the coding sequence ATGCAGGCTGACAAACTAGCAACCTTCTTTGAGCAGTTAAACCTGCAGTTAACTGAGGCGCCAAACGAGGTTCGCCGACTTTTTCATGGTCGTGGACGTCGCTTTGAAGGTTTAGAGCAGTTAACGTGTGATTGGATTCAAGGGCAGTTAATCGTCGCGATATTCAAACAAGTTGATGAGCTGTTCATTGAAACGCTAAAGCAGGGCTTAGCCGCACTGTCTGAGTCAGATTTATGGCAACAAAAGCAGGGTAAATCTATGGTTGTTCAACATCGTTATGCAGAAGGTGCGCCTTCTGAAGTGGTGTTAGGTGAACTAGATAGCCAACCTGTCGTGCATGAATCGGGGTTGAAGTACCAACTGAATATTGGTCGTAACCAAAACTTCGGCTTATTCCTCGATATGCGTTACGGGCGAGATTGGGTAAAAGAGAACTCGAAGCATAAGAATGTGCTTAACCTGTTTGCGTACACGTGTGGATTCTCAGTTGCCGCAATCGCTGGTGGCGCTGACCAAGTCGTTAACGTCGATATGTCGAAAGGGTCATTGGCGAAAGGGCGCGAGAACCATAAACTTAACGAGCACAATATCAACCAGGTTAAGTTCTTAGGCTATGATATTTTCCGCTCGTGGGGAAAAATCAAAAAGATGGGACGTTATGATCTTATCGTGATCGATCCGCCATCATTCCAAAAAGGCAGCTTTGCGTTAACCAAAGACTATAAGCGTATCTTGAGAAAACTACCTGAGCTTTTAGCTGAGGGTGGGGAAGTGATCGCGTGTGTGAACTCACCCCAGGTAACTAGCCAGTTCTTGATCGATGGTATGAAGGAAGAAGCGCCAGAGTTAAGCTTTATTGAGCGATTAGATAACCCGCCAGAGTTCGAAGATACGGACCCTGAGGCTTCACTTAAAGTACTTAGATTCAGATAA
- a CDS encoding CDP-alcohol phosphatidyltransferase family protein has protein sequence MLDKFSIKVIRWPLAQCANLIDRTGVSANQVTLFGFTLGCMAFPALIAEQYTLALVFIILNRVCDGLDGALARIQGITDAGGFLDISLDFLFYSLIPFGFVLANPEQNAIAGAFLIFSFIGTGSSFLAFATMAGKRGIDNPVYKHKSLYYMSGLTEGTETIACFITFCLFPQHFAIIAYVFGAACWFTTFTRIYSGFHTLHSDPLKHDKE, from the coding sequence ATGCTAGATAAATTTAGCATTAAGGTTATTCGTTGGCCTCTAGCCCAATGTGCAAACCTGATTGATAGAACGGGCGTGAGCGCAAATCAAGTGACTCTATTCGGCTTTACACTTGGTTGTATGGCCTTTCCAGCACTCATTGCTGAGCAATACACGCTGGCCTTGGTATTTATTATTCTCAATCGCGTTTGTGACGGATTGGATGGCGCACTAGCGCGGATACAAGGCATCACCGATGCGGGAGGCTTTTTAGATATTAGCCTCGACTTTCTGTTTTACTCGCTGATCCCTTTTGGCTTTGTACTCGCCAATCCGGAGCAAAACGCTATTGCCGGCGCATTTTTGATTTTTTCGTTTATTGGCACGGGTTCAAGCTTTCTCGCTTTTGCCACTATGGCGGGTAAACGAGGAATCGATAACCCTGTCTATAAACATAAATCACTCTACTACATGAGTGGCTTAACTGAAGGGACTGAAACCATTGCCTGTTTCATTACGTTCTGCTTATTCCCTCAGCACTTTGCCATCATCGCTTATGTTTTCGGTGCAGCTTGCTGGTTTACGACTTTCACTCGTATTTATTCAGGCTTTCACACTCTTCACAGCGATCCACTAAAACACGATAAAGAGTAA
- a CDS encoding ATP-binding cassette domain-containing protein yields MSLCLENLTVCKNDGEPLFTGFSLEIKSGEIVTIMGPSGCGKSTLLSAIAGHLPVDFTLTGAIHLNHQNIGLQPAHKRQVGILFQDDLLFPHLTIAENLAFALPESVKGSERKQQAIEALKNISLSKLANVFPDQVSGGQRARISLTRMLLATPQAVLLDEPFSKLDKALREQFRDWVIEQLASANIPTLMVTHDEEDIPPNSRCITWPWEGETC; encoded by the coding sequence ATGAGTCTTTGTCTCGAAAACCTCACCGTCTGTAAAAATGACGGAGAGCCCCTGTTTACCGGTTTTTCACTCGAAATAAAGAGTGGAGAGATCGTCACCATTATGGGTCCTAGTGGCTGTGGTAAATCGACTCTGCTTAGCGCAATCGCAGGTCACCTTCCAGTAGATTTCACACTCACTGGAGCGATACATCTGAATCACCAAAATATTGGCCTGCAGCCAGCCCATAAGAGGCAGGTAGGCATTCTTTTTCAAGATGACTTGCTGTTCCCACACCTAACTATTGCGGAAAACCTTGCATTTGCTTTACCTGAGTCAGTCAAAGGCTCAGAGCGAAAGCAACAAGCGATTGAAGCGTTAAAGAACATCTCACTCAGCAAATTGGCGAATGTATTCCCAGATCAAGTATCAGGGGGCCAACGCGCGCGAATCAGCCTGACAAGAATGTTACTCGCTACGCCCCAAGCAGTGCTTCTTGATGAACCATTTAGCAAGTTAGACAAAGCTCTTAGAGAGCAGTTTCGTGATTGGGTTATTGAGCAGCTTGCAAGCGCAAACATTCCGACCTTGATGGTTACCCATGACGAAGAGGATATCCCACCGAACAGCCGTTGTATCACTTGGCCTTGGGAGGGAGAAACATGCTAG
- a CDS encoding ABC transporter permease: MLPALYLLLIVICILPTIPGLLGVVMAALGYIPPVGLTSIGLDGFTQVFNWSGVSTSISLTLYSTIVSSYLACFITFMILQSCWNKRFWRVIETTLSPLLAMPHVAFAIGFAFLFSPTGIGARALFHLFGYDPNDQSVTDLALLIKDPYAIGLIVMLTFKEIPFLLLMSIPIIQQLKVERIEKVSASLGYSRAQTWWKCVLPQWLSKIRFPMFAVIAYSLSVVDVALIIGPTNPPTFAVLVWQWFNDPDLALLPRASAGAVVLFIIATLLIGFARAFEWILLHGWRSWQTSGRFGLELPGRGLFGSLVILTGLMIPLTVLWSFAQRWRFPDLLPTQYSSRFWQYEWSNILDTLSQSLSIAVICASLALILAVIAHEYRLRHRWTLPHYLIAIPMLIPQLSILFGIQVATLYIDSSAYLLWVCWAHVFFVFPYVYLSLDGPWKSYDSGLTRVGLSLGKSPIHVWLKIKLPILLPAVMFAWAIGVSVSLAQYLPTLILGAGRISTITTEAVALSSGFDRRVTAIYALWQALLPLLFFSIAILLGHFHAKYRRLSIKGLLPNESLSRKPHRL; the protein is encoded by the coding sequence ATATTGCCTGCGTTATACCTACTGCTTATTGTCATATGTATTTTGCCGACCATCCCGGGATTGCTTGGGGTGGTCATGGCGGCATTGGGTTATATCCCTCCCGTAGGGTTAACTAGCATTGGCTTAGATGGATTTACGCAGGTATTCAATTGGAGTGGGGTTAGCACCTCAATTAGCCTAACTCTATACTCGACAATTGTTAGCAGCTACCTCGCCTGCTTTATCACCTTTATGATCCTGCAATCTTGTTGGAACAAACGATTTTGGCGAGTAATTGAGACCACACTCTCTCCTTTGCTCGCCATGCCTCATGTCGCTTTTGCTATTGGCTTTGCGTTTCTTTTCTCTCCAACAGGCATTGGTGCTCGGGCGCTGTTTCACCTATTTGGTTACGACCCTAACGACCAGTCGGTGACTGATCTCGCTCTACTTATCAAAGACCCATACGCCATTGGGTTAATCGTGATGCTCACTTTCAAGGAGATCCCTTTTTTGCTGTTAATGAGCATTCCAATTATCCAGCAGCTAAAAGTAGAACGGATTGAGAAAGTGAGTGCTTCTTTAGGTTATAGCCGAGCTCAAACATGGTGGAAATGTGTGTTGCCGCAATGGCTGTCTAAAATACGCTTTCCGATGTTTGCAGTGATTGCTTATAGTCTATCAGTGGTCGATGTCGCGCTGATTATTGGACCAACAAACCCTCCTACATTCGCAGTTCTCGTCTGGCAATGGTTCAATGACCCAGACTTAGCCTTGTTGCCGAGAGCATCGGCAGGCGCGGTAGTACTGTTTATCATAGCTACCCTGCTTATCGGCTTTGCAAGAGCATTTGAGTGGATTCTGCTTCACGGGTGGCGTAGTTGGCAGACGTCTGGTCGTTTCGGATTAGAGCTCCCCGGGCGCGGCTTGTTTGGCAGCTTAGTGATATTAACGGGTCTGATGATCCCTCTAACCGTATTGTGGAGCTTCGCCCAGCGTTGGCGGTTCCCTGATCTGCTTCCGACTCAATACAGTAGTCGATTTTGGCAATATGAATGGTCCAATATTTTAGATACTTTGAGCCAAAGTCTATCTATTGCGGTTATCTGTGCCTCATTAGCGCTGATACTTGCCGTGATCGCGCACGAATATCGCTTACGCCATCGATGGACATTGCCTCATTATCTGATCGCGATCCCTATGCTGATTCCGCAGTTATCGATTTTATTTGGCATCCAAGTGGCAACGCTTTATATCGACAGCAGCGCTTATCTGCTGTGGGTCTGTTGGGCTCATGTATTCTTTGTTTTTCCCTATGTTTATCTTTCTCTGGATGGTCCATGGAAAAGCTATGATTCAGGCCTGACGCGTGTTGGATTAAGCTTGGGCAAGTCTCCAATTCACGTATGGCTGAAGATAAAGCTACCAATATTACTTCCTGCGGTGATGTTCGCTTGGGCAATAGGTGTCAGTGTTAGCCTGGCACAATATCTACCAACCTTGATATTGGGCGCGGGACGAATTAGTACCATCACCACTGAGGCGGTGGCACTATCAAGCGGCTTCGACCGACGAGTCACCGCTATCTATGCCTTATGGCAAGCACTGCTACCACTACTATTTTTCTCTATTGCTATTTTACTTGGCCACTTCCACGCTAAGTATCGTAGGTTGTCTATAAAGGGATTGTTACCCAATGAGTCTTTGTCTCGAAAACCTCACCGTCTGTAA